In Streptomyces sp. SID8374, one genomic interval encodes:
- a CDS encoding mechanosensitive ion channel family protein has translation MHLSVLLAAAPSPEPGGSLEEAAEQAGNAAGWVEENWSTWLSTGLRILLIVAVAVTLRYLIRRALTNLIDRMNRSAQAVEGTALGGLLVNAERRRQRSEAIGSVLRSVASFMILGTAALMVLGAFKINLAPLLASAGVAGVALGFGARNLVTDFLSGVFMILEDQYGVGDTIDAGVASGEVIEVGLRVTKLRGDNGEIWYVRNGEVKRIGNLSQGWSTAGVDVTVRPTESLEHVREAISTAAEAMAKDEPWSERLWGPVEVLGLDAVLLDSMTVRVTAKTMPGKSVGVERELRWRIKQALDDAGIRMIGAVPLQTEAESTADPTAAMAPPSAYASATSPQSLAATPIPPQTNLNK, from the coding sequence GTGCACCTGTCCGTCCTCTTGGCCGCAGCCCCGTCGCCCGAACCGGGCGGCTCGCTGGAGGAAGCCGCCGAGCAGGCCGGGAACGCCGCGGGGTGGGTCGAGGAGAACTGGTCCACCTGGCTGAGCACCGGTCTGCGGATTCTGCTGATCGTGGCCGTCGCGGTCACGCTGCGCTATCTGATCCGGCGCGCCCTGACCAACTTGATCGACCGGATGAACCGCAGCGCCCAGGCGGTGGAGGGCACGGCCCTGGGCGGTCTCCTGGTGAACGCGGAGCGCAGACGCCAGCGCTCGGAGGCGATCGGCTCGGTCCTGCGGTCGGTGGCCTCCTTCATGATCCTGGGAACGGCCGCGCTGATGGTGCTGGGCGCCTTCAAGATCAACCTGGCGCCACTCCTCGCCTCCGCCGGTGTCGCCGGTGTGGCGCTCGGTTTCGGCGCCCGCAACCTGGTCACGGACTTCCTCTCCGGCGTCTTCATGATCCTGGAGGACCAGTACGGGGTCGGGGACACGATCGACGCGGGGGTGGCCTCCGGTGAGGTCATCGAGGTGGGCCTGCGGGTCACCAAGCTGCGCGGCGACAACGGCGAGATCTGGTACGTCCGCAACGGCGAGGTGAAGCGGATCGGCAACCTCAGCCAGGGCTGGTCCACCGCCGGGGTCGACGTCACGGTCCGCCCGACGGAGAGCCTGGAGCACGTCCGCGAGGCGATCTCCACCGCCGCCGAGGCCATGGCGAAGGACGAGCCCTGGTCGGAGCGGCTGTGGGGCCCGGTGGAGGTGCTCGGCCTGGACGCGGTCCTGCTGGACTCCATGACGGTGCGGGTCACCGCGAAGACGATGCCGGGCAAGTCGGTGGGCGTGGAGCGCGAGCTGCGCTGGCGCATCAAGCAGGCGCTGGACGACGCGGGCATCCGGATGATCGGCGCGGTGCCGCTCCAGACGGAGGCCGAGTCCACGGCGGACCCGACGGCGGCGATGGCGCCCCCGTCGGCGTACGCGTCGGCCACCTCCCCGCAGTCGCTGGCGGCGACGCCGATACCGCCGCAGACCAACCTGAACAAGTAG
- a CDS encoding 6-phospho-beta-glucosidase, with the protein MKLAVVGGGSTYTPELIDGFARLRDTLPVEELVLVDPAADRLELVGGLARRIFAKQDHAGKITTTTDLDAGVAGADAVLLQLRVGGQAARNQDETWPLECGCIGQETTGAGGLAKALRTVPVVLDIAERVRRTNPDAWIIDFTNPVGIVTRALLQAGHKAVGLCNVAIGFQRKFARLLEVNPSEVHLDHVGLNHLTWELGVRLGGPDGENVLPKLLAEHGDAIADDLHMDRKLVDRLGVVPSYYLRYFYAHDEVVRELGTKPSRAAEVAAMEKELLAMYGDPTLDEKPELLAKRGGAFYSEAAVDLAASLLGGGGSPVQVVNTYNRGTLPFLPDDAVIEVQARVGHDGATPLAVPALDPLYAGLIANVTAYEDLALEAALRGGRDRVFKALLSHPLIGQYEYAEQLTDRLIAHNREHLAWA; encoded by the coding sequence ATGAAGCTCGCAGTAGTTGGTGGCGGGTCCACCTACACCCCTGAACTGATCGACGGCTTCGCCCGGTTGCGGGACACGCTGCCGGTCGAGGAGCTGGTGCTCGTCGACCCGGCGGCCGACCGGCTGGAGCTGGTCGGCGGCCTGGCGCGGCGGATCTTCGCCAAGCAGGACCACGCCGGGAAGATCACCACGACCACCGACCTGGACGCGGGTGTGGCCGGCGCCGACGCCGTCCTCCTCCAGCTGCGCGTCGGCGGACAGGCCGCGCGCAACCAGGACGAGACCTGGCCGCTGGAGTGCGGCTGCATCGGCCAGGAGACCACCGGCGCGGGCGGTCTCGCCAAGGCGCTGCGGACCGTGCCGGTCGTCCTGGACATCGCCGAGCGGGTGCGCCGCACCAACCCGGACGCCTGGATCATCGACTTCACCAACCCGGTCGGCATCGTCACCCGGGCCCTGCTCCAGGCCGGGCACAAGGCGGTCGGCCTGTGCAACGTGGCGATCGGCTTCCAGCGCAAGTTCGCCCGGCTGCTGGAGGTGAACCCCTCCGAGGTCCACCTGGACCATGTGGGGCTCAACCACCTCACCTGGGAGCTGGGCGTGCGGCTGGGCGGCCCGGACGGCGAGAACGTGCTGCCGAAGCTGCTGGCCGAGCACGGCGACGCGATCGCCGACGACCTGCACATGGACCGGAAGCTCGTGGACCGGCTCGGCGTCGTCCCCTCGTACTACCTGCGCTACTTCTACGCCCATGACGAGGTCGTACGGGAGCTGGGGACCAAGCCGTCCCGGGCCGCCGAGGTCGCGGCGATGGAGAAGGAGCTGCTGGCGATGTACGGCGACCCGACGCTGGACGAGAAGCCCGAGCTGCTCGCCAAGCGCGGCGGCGCGTTCTACTCGGAGGCGGCCGTGGACCTCGCGGCCTCCCTGCTGGGCGGTGGCGGTTCGCCGGTCCAGGTGGTGAACACGTACAACAGGGGGACGCTGCCGTTCCTCCCGGACGACGCGGTCATCGAGGTGCAGGCGCGGGTCGGCCACGACGGTGCGACCCCGCTGGCCGTCCCGGCGCTGGACCCGCTGTACGCCGGTCTCATCGCCAACGTGACGGCGTACGAGGACCTCGCCCTGGAGGCCGCGCTGCGCGGTGGCCGGGACCGGGTCTTCAAGGCGCTGCTCTCCCACCCGCTGATCGGCCAGTACGAATACGCCGAGCAGCTCACCGACCGGCTGATCGCGCACAACCGGGAGCACCTCGCGTGGGCGTGA
- a CDS encoding ROK family transcriptional regulator translates to MTGTTPGTPRVLRAMNDRAALDLLLEHGPLSRTRIGKLTGLSKPTASQLLARLEAAGLVVATGTSEGRPGPNAQLYTVNARAAHVAGLDVNERRIIAAVADVTGASVGQFELATPGRRADSVVRQVADALDGAVKEAGLTRADIHRVVIGTPGAFDPSTGRLRYASHLPGWHSPTLLDELAASLPMPVEYENDVNLVAVAEQRLGAARGHEDFVLLWNEEGLGAALVINGRLHRGFTGGAGEVGFLPVPGTPLVRQVVKANSGGFQELAGAQAVPRLAKALGIDTPQQPHAQAAATLLERAAAAYEQDEALTELLGQYAHRLATGLASVTAVLDPGLIVLSGGAVAAGGEILRSLIQSELAELAASRPRLVLGEIDRTPVLRGALERALADTRDEVFDTSR, encoded by the coding sequence ATGACGGGAACCACACCGGGCACCCCCCGGGTGCTGCGGGCCATGAACGACCGGGCCGCCCTCGATCTGCTGCTGGAGCACGGGCCCCTCTCCCGCACCCGGATCGGCAAGCTGACCGGCCTCTCCAAGCCCACCGCCTCCCAGCTCCTGGCCCGGCTGGAGGCGGCCGGGCTGGTCGTCGCCACCGGGACCAGCGAGGGGCGCCCCGGGCCCAACGCGCAGCTCTACACCGTGAACGCGCGCGCCGCCCATGTCGCCGGACTCGATGTGAACGAGCGGCGCATCATCGCCGCCGTCGCCGACGTGACCGGGGCGAGCGTCGGGCAGTTCGAGCTGGCCACGCCCGGCCGGCGCGCCGACAGCGTGGTGCGGCAGGTCGCCGACGCGCTGGACGGGGCGGTGAAGGAGGCCGGGCTCACCCGCGCCGACATCCACCGGGTCGTCATCGGCACCCCGGGCGCCTTCGACCCGAGCACCGGGCGGCTGCGGTACGCCTCGCACCTGCCCGGCTGGCACTCCCCCACCCTCCTGGACGAGCTGGCGGCGTCCCTGCCGATGCCGGTGGAGTACGAGAACGACGTCAACCTGGTCGCCGTGGCCGAGCAGCGCCTCGGTGCGGCCCGCGGCCACGAGGACTTCGTGCTGCTGTGGAACGAGGAGGGCCTGGGCGCCGCCCTCGTCATCAACGGGCGCCTGCACCGCGGCTTCACCGGCGGCGCGGGCGAGGTCGGCTTCCTGCCGGTGCCCGGGACCCCCCTCGTACGCCAGGTCGTCAAGGCCAACAGCGGCGGCTTCCAGGAGCTGGCGGGCGCCCAGGCGGTGCCCCGGCTCGCCAAGGCGCTCGGCATCGACACCCCCCAGCAGCCGCACGCGCAGGCCGCCGCCACCCTGCTGGAGCGGGCGGCCGCCGCGTACGAGCAGGACGAGGCGCTGACCGAGCTGCTCGGCCAGTACGCCCACCGGCTCGCCACCGGCCTCGCCTCCGTCACCGCCGTCCTGGACCCCGGGCTGATCGTGCTCTCCGGCGGTGCGGTCGCGGCCGGCGGCGAGATCCTGCGCTCCCTCATCCAGTCCGAGCTGGCCGAACTCGCCGCCTCCCGGCCCCGGCTGGTCCTCGGCGAGATCGATCGCACCCCGGTGCTGCGCGGCGCCCTGGAGAGGGCGCTCGCCGACACCCGCGACGAAGTGTTCGACACCTCGCGCTGA
- a CDS encoding BadF/BadG/BcrA/BcrD ATPase family protein, translated as MGVNVSVVAVDAGNSKTDVALIGDDGTVLATARGGGFQPPLVGVDSAIDVLGSVLERAVAALPDRMGAEPPSAPCSFGHISACLANADLPVEEAELARALEARGWGTSVEVRNDTFAILRAGVDEPRGVAVVCGAGINCVGMVPDGRTARFPAIGRISGDWGGGAGLAEEALWFAARAEDGRGEPTELARALPGHFGLDSMYALIEALHRGAVPLTRRHELTPVLFATAAAGDPVAAALVERLAEEVVAMASVALTRLGLLEEEAPVLLGGSVLAARHPQLNDRIAELLAVRAPKAAVRVVSEPPVLGAALLGLDVTRAAPEVHRRLRAQYA; from the coding sequence GTGGGCGTGAACGTCTCGGTCGTCGCCGTCGACGCGGGCAACAGCAAGACCGATGTGGCGTTGATCGGTGACGACGGCACCGTTCTCGCCACGGCCCGGGGCGGCGGGTTCCAGCCGCCGCTGGTGGGCGTGGACTCCGCGATCGACGTCCTGGGTTCGGTCCTGGAACGGGCGGTGGCCGCGCTGCCGGACCGGATGGGTGCTGAACCGCCTTCCGCGCCCTGCTCGTTCGGCCATATATCCGCCTGTCTCGCCAACGCCGACCTGCCGGTCGAGGAAGCCGAGCTGGCCCGGGCGCTGGAGGCCCGCGGCTGGGGCACGTCGGTGGAGGTGCGCAACGACACCTTCGCGATCCTGCGCGCGGGGGTGGACGAGCCCCGGGGCGTCGCGGTGGTCTGCGGGGCCGGGATCAACTGCGTGGGCATGGTGCCGGACGGGCGGACCGCCCGCTTCCCCGCGATCGGCCGGATATCCGGTGACTGGGGCGGCGGTGCGGGGCTCGCGGAGGAGGCGCTGTGGTTCGCCGCCCGTGCCGAGGACGGGCGCGGTGAGCCGACCGAGCTGGCCCGTGCGCTGCCGGGCCACTTCGGCCTCGACTCCATGTACGCGCTGATCGAGGCGCTGCACCGGGGCGCGGTCCCGCTGACCCGGCGGCACGAGCTGACGCCGGTGCTGTTCGCGACGGCGGCCGCCGGGGATCCGGTGGCCGCCGCGCTGGTGGAGCGGCTGGCCGAGGAAGTGGTGGCGATGGCGTCGGTGGCGCTCACCCGGCTCGGGCTGCTGGAGGAGGAGGCGCCGGTGCTGCTGGGCGGCAGCGTGCTGGCCGCGCGCCATCCGCAGCTGAACGACCGGATCGCCGAACTGCTGGCGGTACGCGCCCCGAAGGCGGCGGTGCGGGTGGTCTCCGAGCCGCCGGTGCTGGGGGCGGCGCTGCTGGGTCTGGATGTCACGCGGGCGGCGCCGGAGGTCCACCGGCGGCTGCGGGCGCAGTACGCCTGA
- a CDS encoding glutamate ABC transporter substrate-binding protein, with protein sequence MTRSRMWARRRPARSTLRGWGGVTAMAVACVITAALTLLPLSWHSGRTAGAETSGTGVTTTAPVRAEACTDPEASLPPSSADGPGIAKIKARGKLVAGVDQNSYRWGYRNPYSGELEGFDIDLVRALAKDILGDPNAVIFRAIPTNQRIAALERDRVDVIVRTMTINCKRLEQVSFSTAYFRTGQQILAPKDSPITGYDASLKGKRVCSGEGTTAYEALEKESYGAIFKDEFDGTERDRDQLTVPNQLDCLVRLQLGEVDAVLTDNALGAGQAAQDPAVALKGAGPFTTEFYGVAAKKGADDLVARVNKVLVDYRAGGKDSAWMVSYRKWLAAGLPGITEPPAPKYRSE encoded by the coding sequence ATGACCAGGTCGAGAATGTGGGCGAGGCGCCGCCCCGCGCGCAGCACGCTGCGCGGCTGGGGCGGGGTGACGGCGATGGCGGTGGCGTGCGTGATCACCGCCGCGCTGACCCTGCTGCCGCTCTCCTGGCACAGCGGGCGGACCGCCGGAGCGGAGACATCGGGCACCGGCGTGACGACAACCGCGCCGGTGCGGGCCGAGGCGTGCACCGATCCGGAGGCGAGCCTGCCGCCCTCGTCGGCGGACGGGCCGGGCATCGCGAAGATCAAGGCGCGCGGGAAGCTGGTCGCCGGCGTCGACCAGAACAGCTACCGCTGGGGCTACCGCAACCCGTACAGCGGTGAGCTGGAGGGGTTCGACATCGACCTCGTACGGGCGCTGGCCAAGGACATCCTGGGCGACCCGAACGCGGTGATCTTCCGGGCCATCCCCACCAACCAGCGCATCGCCGCCCTGGAGCGGGACCGGGTCGACGTCATCGTGCGGACGATGACCATCAACTGCAAGCGGCTGGAGCAGGTCTCCTTCTCCACCGCCTACTTCCGGACCGGGCAGCAGATCCTGGCCCCCAAGGACTCCCCCATCACGGGGTACGACGCTTCGCTGAAGGGCAAGCGGGTCTGCTCCGGCGAGGGCACCACCGCGTACGAGGCGCTGGAGAAGGAGTCGTACGGGGCGATATTCAAGGACGAGTTCGACGGCACCGAGCGGGACCGGGACCAGCTGACCGTCCCCAACCAGCTGGACTGCCTGGTCCGCCTTCAGCTCGGCGAGGTCGACGCCGTCCTCACGGACAACGCGCTGGGCGCCGGGCAGGCGGCGCAGGACCCGGCGGTGGCCCTCAAGGGGGCGGGGCCGTTCACCACCGAGTTCTACGGCGTCGCGGCGAAGAAGGGGGCCGACGATCTGGTGGCCCGGGTCAACAAGGTCCTGGTCGACTACCGGGCGGGCGGGAAGGACAGCGCCTGGATGGTGTCGTACCGCAAGTGGCTGGCGGCCGGGCTGCCCGGCATCACGGAGCCGCCCGCCCCGAAGTACCGCAGCGAGTGA
- a CDS encoding carbohydrate ABC transporter permease, which translates to MTHLLDKPAPAAPAKAPHTPAARTARRKALLHWIAVHSLGIAAALFFVLPFVFVVLTSLMNDQQALTRDLTPNTWEWGNYRQVFETPGFLVWWRNTLLYAGLGTVLTVVSSIPVAYALAKFRFRGRKLSLMLVISMMMLPPQVVIIPMYLFWAKQMDLSGTLWPLIIPMAFGDAFSIFLLRQFLLTIPNEYLDAAKVDGCGEFRTLIKVVLPMARPGIAAIALFQFFAAWNDYFGPQIYASENPAAWTLSYGLESFKGAHHTDWNLTMAATVLVMAPVIAVFFFAQKAFVEGVTLTGVKG; encoded by the coding sequence ATGACCCACCTCCTCGACAAGCCCGCCCCCGCCGCCCCGGCGAAGGCCCCGCACACGCCCGCCGCGCGCACCGCACGCCGTAAGGCGCTGCTGCACTGGATAGCCGTCCACTCGCTCGGGATCGCCGCCGCGCTCTTCTTCGTGCTGCCGTTCGTCTTCGTGGTGCTCACCTCGCTGATGAACGACCAGCAGGCGCTGACCCGCGACCTCACCCCCAACACCTGGGAGTGGGGCAACTACAGACAGGTCTTCGAGACGCCGGGCTTCCTTGTCTGGTGGCGCAACACCCTCTTGTACGCGGGACTCGGCACCGTACTCACCGTCGTGTCGTCGATCCCCGTGGCGTACGCGCTGGCGAAGTTCCGCTTCCGGGGCCGCAAGCTGTCCCTGATGCTCGTCATCTCGATGATGATGCTGCCGCCGCAGGTCGTCATCATCCCCATGTACCTGTTCTGGGCGAAGCAGATGGACCTCTCCGGCACCCTGTGGCCACTGATCATCCCGATGGCCTTCGGTGACGCGTTCTCCATCTTCCTGCTGCGGCAGTTTCTTCTGACCATCCCGAACGAGTACCTGGACGCGGCCAAGGTGGACGGCTGCGGTGAGTTCCGTACGCTGATCAAGGTCGTCCTGCCGATGGCCAGGCCCGGCATCGCGGCCATCGCGCTCTTCCAGTTCTTCGCCGCCTGGAACGACTACTTCGGACCACAGATCTACGCCTCCGAGAACCCGGCCGCCTGGACGCTCAGTTACGGCCTGGAATCCTTCAAGGGCGCACACCACACCGACTGGAACCTGACCATGGCCGCGACCGTTCTGGTCATGGCCCCCGTGATCGCCGTCTTCTTCTTCGCTCAGAAGGCATTCGTCGAGGGCGTCACACTCACCGGAGTAAAGGGCTGA
- a CDS encoding ABC transporter substrate-binding protein: MRTSRLATTAVAVAAISVLATACTGQSEAGATDDPKAKTTINFWHGWSSPAEVKAVQENIDRFEKAHPNITVKVSGNINDDKLNQALRAGGSNGPDVVSSFTTANVGKFCSSGAFADLKPFIEKSDLDLEKTFPKVLLDYTQFEGKRCALPLLTDAYGLYYNKGAFKKAGITAPPKTMSELASVAKKLTVEKGDTYQQLGFMPNFHGYETVADHYMSSWDHKYFDENGKSNIAKDPAFAEMFTYQKKLVEDLGGYAKLEKYRGTFGDEWGAKHPFHTGQVAMQLDGEWRLGMAEDAGAGFEIGVAPMPVADDEADSYGKGFLSGTIVGIAPASKKQNAAWELVKYMTSDTEAVVNFANGIRNVPSTFEALKSPGLKFDPRFKTFLDIAQHPKSSTPDGAVNGSTYQQTIQDFGYQYEKGAVKDLQAGLEKTAQQIDTDIAKAK; the protein is encoded by the coding sequence ATGCGCACAAGCCGTCTCGCCACCACCGCTGTCGCCGTCGCCGCGATATCGGTGCTCGCCACCGCGTGTACCGGCCAGTCCGAGGCCGGGGCCACCGACGACCCGAAGGCGAAGACCACGATCAACTTCTGGCACGGCTGGAGCTCGCCCGCCGAGGTCAAGGCCGTCCAGGAGAACATCGACCGGTTCGAGAAGGCCCACCCGAACATCACGGTGAAGGTCTCCGGCAACATCAACGACGACAAGCTCAACCAGGCGCTGCGCGCGGGCGGTTCGAACGGGCCGGACGTCGTCTCGTCCTTCACCACCGCCAACGTCGGCAAGTTCTGCTCGTCGGGCGCCTTCGCCGACCTCAAGCCGTTCATCGAGAAGTCGGACCTCGACCTGGAGAAGACGTTCCCGAAGGTCCTCCTCGACTACACCCAGTTCGAGGGCAAGCGGTGCGCCCTGCCGCTGCTCACGGACGCCTACGGCCTCTACTACAACAAGGGCGCCTTCAAGAAGGCCGGGATCACCGCGCCGCCCAAGACCATGTCCGAACTGGCCAGCGTCGCCAAGAAGCTGACGGTCGAGAAGGGCGACACCTACCAGCAGCTCGGCTTCATGCCGAACTTCCACGGATACGAGACCGTCGCCGACCACTACATGTCCTCGTGGGACCACAAGTACTTCGACGAGAACGGCAAGTCGAACATCGCCAAGGACCCGGCGTTCGCGGAGATGTTCACGTACCAGAAGAAGCTCGTGGAGGACCTCGGCGGCTACGCGAAGCTGGAGAAGTACCGCGGCACCTTCGGTGACGAGTGGGGCGCCAAACACCCCTTCCACACCGGCCAGGTGGCCATGCAGCTGGACGGCGAGTGGCGGCTCGGGATGGCCGAGGACGCCGGGGCCGGCTTCGAGATCGGGGTCGCGCCGATGCCCGTCGCCGACGACGAGGCGGACAGCTACGGCAAGGGCTTCCTCTCCGGCACCATCGTGGGCATCGCCCCGGCCAGCAAGAAGCAGAACGCCGCCTGGGAGCTGGTCAAATACATGACCAGCGACACGGAGGCGGTCGTCAACTTCGCCAACGGCATCCGCAACGTGCCCTCGACCTTCGAGGCGCTGAAGTCGCCCGGCCTGAAGTTCGACCCGCGCTTCAAGACGTTCCTGGACATCGCCCAGCACCCGAAGTCCAGCACCCCGGACGGTGCCGTCAACGGCTCCACGTACCAGCAGACGATCCAGGACTTCGGCTACCAGTACGAGAAGGGCGCGGTGAAGGACCTCCAGGCCGGTCTGGAGAAGACCGCGCAGCAGATCGACACCGACATCGCCAAGGCCAAGTAG
- a CDS encoding sugar ABC transporter permease — MTTHTLRSKRRRSALRNAAFMSPWLIGFSVFFAYPMVSTVYFSFTEYDGFGAPAFNGLTNWTYVFQDYPMFWPSLWNTLWLVVVMVTCRVVFGLGIGLLITRIKTGTGVFRTLFYLPYLAPPVAATLAFVFLLNPGTGPVNAILGDLGLPTPGWFNDAAWSKPALTMLAVWGIGDLMVIFMASLLDVPTEQYEAAELDGASAWQKFRFVTLPNIAPIVLFAVVTGVIQAMQYYTQPLVAGKVASGVIGGSGQSFEPGYPDKSTLTLPQLVYNLGFQRFDYGAACVVALILFALAMAFTALLMRGRNNLIQAGD, encoded by the coding sequence ATGACGACGCACACTCTCCGCTCCAAGCGCCGCAGATCGGCGTTGCGGAACGCGGCCTTCATGTCGCCGTGGCTGATCGGGTTCTCGGTCTTCTTCGCGTACCCGATGGTCTCGACGGTCTACTTCTCCTTCACGGAGTACGACGGGTTCGGGGCGCCGGCCTTCAACGGGCTGACGAACTGGACGTACGTCTTCCAGGACTACCCGATGTTCTGGCCGTCCCTGTGGAACACGCTCTGGCTGGTGGTCGTCATGGTCACCTGCCGGGTCGTCTTCGGGCTCGGGATCGGGCTGCTGATCACCAGGATCAAGACGGGGACGGGCGTCTTCCGGACGCTCTTCTACCTGCCGTACCTGGCCCCGCCCGTCGCCGCGACGCTCGCCTTCGTCTTCCTGCTCAACCCCGGCACCGGGCCGGTCAACGCGATCCTGGGGGACCTGGGCCTTCCGACGCCCGGCTGGTTCAACGACGCTGCCTGGTCCAAACCGGCCCTCACCATGCTGGCGGTCTGGGGCATCGGGGACCTGATGGTCATCTTCATGGCCTCGCTGCTGGACGTGCCGACCGAGCAGTACGAGGCGGCCGAGCTGGACGGCGCCTCCGCCTGGCAGAAGTTCCGCTTCGTGACCCTGCCGAACATCGCGCCGATCGTGCTGTTCGCCGTGGTGACGGGCGTCATCCAGGCGATGCAGTACTACACCCAGCCGCTGGTGGCCGGAAAGGTCGCCTCCGGGGTCATCGGCGGCTCAGGCCAGTCCTTCGAACCCGGCTATCCCGACAAGTCGACACTCACGCTCCCCCAGCTCGTCTACAACCTCGGCTTCCAGCGCTTCGACTACGGCGCCGCCTGTGTCGTCGCCCTCATCCTGTTCGCCCTGGCCATGGCTTTCACCGCGCTGCTCATGCGGGGCCGCAACAACCTGATCCAGGCCGGTGACTGA